TATGGACACTTCTTTATTAGTAGGTCAAACAAGTAATTTCATTGGCAAAGAAATTGAATGGCAAAATGACAAAAAAGAAATGCAAACTGGTACAGTTACAGGAGTTAAAATTGTGGATGGACAACCATATGTTTTAGTTGGTAATATTATAGTTTCTATTTCACAAATTCATGGAATTGGTACAATGCCAACTGAAGAGGGAACAGGAGATAAATCGTAAGAGGAGGATTAGTGAATGGCTGAAAATAAAATTTATTTTCAAGCACAGCCACTCTTGCCGATTGATAATCGTCTCAAGGGAAACAATGTAACAACTCATAAAAGTGCAGGTATTAATGATTTTGATAAGCTGTTGAATGAGAAACTTGATACTTTGAAGTTTTCACAACATGCTTTAGATCGTTTGCAAAGCAGAAATTTGCAGTTAAGTGAATCTGATTTAAAAAAGTTGAGCCAAGCTGTAGATAAAGCGGCGCAAAAGGGTGCAAAAGAATCATTGG
This genomic interval from Selenobaculum gibii contains the following:
- a CDS encoding TIGR02530 family flagellar biosynthesis protein, with translation MAENKIYFQAQPLLPIDNRLKGNNVTTHKSAGINDFDKLLNEKLDTLKFSQHALDRLQSRNLQLSESDLKKLSQAVDKAAQKGAKESLVMMNDIALVVSVKNRTVITAMDGNGAEDKIITNIDSAVIL